The Apostichopus japonicus isolate 1M-3 chromosome 6, ASM3797524v1, whole genome shotgun sequence genome contains a region encoding:
- the LOC139968989 gene encoding transmembrane 9 superfamily member 3-like: MKGTFKGFRKVLFVLASVLVTAKADEHDHNYDEKEEVVLWMNTVGPYHNRQETYRYFSLPFCRGKKEAISHYHETLGENLQGVELEFSGLDIDYTVDVPQTKYCEVTVDEEKLRAFVYAVKNHYWYQMYIDDLPIWGIVGEVDDTAKPPTYYIWTHKKLEIGYNGPQIVDVNLTSDNKVQLAEGPISFTYQVIWKKSNIHFKGRFDKYLDPSFFQHRIHWFSIFNSFMMVIFLVGLVTMILLRTLRKDYARYSKDEDLDDMERDLGDEYGWKQVHGDVFRPATYPTLFSSLIGSGYHMMLVSLSVIMFTIWGHLYVDRGSILSTSIFVYAATAPVNGYFGGGLYSRMGGKQWIKQMVISAFLIPFTVCGMAFFINFIAIYYHASRAIPFGTMVSVSCICLFVILPLTLVGTIVGRAISGQPNFPCRVNAVPRPIPEKKWFMEPSIIVLLGGILPFGSIFIEMYFIFTSFWAYKIYYVFGFMLLVFVILIIVTVCVTIVCTYFLLNAEDYRWQWTSFLAAASTAFYVYLYSFYYFIFKTKMYGLFQTTFYFGYMGVFSIGLGIMCGTMGYAGTSAFVYKIYSTVKID; encoded by the exons ATGAAGGGCACATTTAAAGGTtttaggaaggtactttttgtCCTAGCCTCGGTTTTGGTTACCGCTAAAGCGGACGAACACGATCATAAT TATGATGAAAAAGAGGAGGTGGTTTTGTGGATGAATACAGTGGGACCATACCATAACAGACAAGAGACTTACAGATATTTTTCCCTACCATTTTGTCGGGGTAAGAAGGAAGCCATCAGCCATTATCATGAAACCCTTGGAGAAAATCTCCAGGGTGTTGAATTGGAGTTTAGCGGTCTAGACATAGACTATACAG TGGATGTCCCACAGACCAAGTATTGTGAAGTAACTGTGGATGAGGAGAAGCTCAGAGCTTTCGTTTATGCTGTGAAGAACCATTACTGGTATCAGATGTATATTGATGATCTACCAATATGGG GAATTGTCGGAGAGGTTGATGATACCGCCAAACCTCCAACCTATTACATCTGGACTCACAAGAAGCTAGAAATCGGTTATAACGGGCCGCAGATCGTAGACGTGAATCTGACGTCGGATAACAAAGTGCAATTGGCAGAAGGGCCGATATCCTTCACGTACCAAGTCATCTGGAAAAAATCCAACATTCATTTCAAGGGAAGATTTGACAAATACCTGGACCCTAGCTTCTTCCAGCACCGG ATCCATTGGTTCTCCATTTTTAATTCCTTTATGATGGTCATCTTTCTGGTCGGTCTGGTCACTATGATCCTACTCAGGACACTGAGGAAAGACTACGCCCGATACAGCAAAGACGAAGATTTAGATGACATG GAGAGAGACTTAGGTGATGAATATGGATGGAAGCAAGTCCACGGCGACGTTTTCAGACCCGCCACGTATCCTACCCTCTTCTCGTCTCTGATTGGCTCCGGGTATCACATGATGTTGGTCAGCCTTAGCGTTATCATGTTCACAATCTGGGGTCATCTCTATGTAGA CCGAGGGTCCATCCTCAGTACATCCATCTTTGTCTACGCAGCTACTGCACCCGTTAACGGATACTTTGGTGGTGGCCTCTACTCTAGGATGGGAG GCAAGCAGTGGATCAAGCAGATGGTTATCAGTGCATTTCTCATTCCCTTCACTGTCTGTGGCATGGCCTTCTTCATAAACTTCATCGCAATCTACTACCATGCCTCCAGAGCTATACCATTCGGTACAATG GTATCTGTGTCCTGCATCTGTCTATTTGTCATCCTACCCCTAACACTAGTCGGGACCATTGTTGGAAGGGCCATCTCTGGACAGCCCAACTTTCCTTGCCGAGTTAATGCCGTCCCACGGCCCATTCCCGAGAAGAAGTGGTTCATGGAACCTAGCATCATCGTATTACTGGGGGGCATTCTACCATTTGGTTCcattttcattgaaat GTATTTCATCTTTACGTCGTTCTGGGCTTACAAGATTTATTACGTCTTCGGTTTCATGTTGCTGGTCTTTGTAATCCTCATCATAGTCACTGTCTGTGTGACCATCGTCTGCACATATTTCTTGCTAAACGCCGAAGATTACCGCTGGCAGTGGACAAGCTTCTTAGCCGCAGCATCGACAGCATTCTACGTCTACCTTTATTCTTTctactattttattttcaaaacaaa AATGTATGGGCTATTCCAGACCACATTCTATTTCGGCTATATGGGCGTGTTCAGTATAGGCCTGGGCATCATGTGTGGTACCATGGGCTACGCGGGTACCAGTGCCtttgtttacaaaatttacTCCACCGTGAAAATAGACTAA